In one Fodinicola acaciae genomic region, the following are encoded:
- a CDS encoding ATP-binding protein, with protein sequence MPGPVEIRVPAELRQLAVVRAVASTLAERHNLDLDAISDLTMAADEVCAELVERAQRGTTVACRFDVNNAVFRIHGSVRPQSRGAQSTTSFGWRVLTTLMDGADSWQEGKNLHISAVRTC encoded by the coding sequence ATGCCTGGCCCGGTGGAGATCCGGGTGCCGGCCGAGCTGCGGCAGCTGGCGGTGGTCCGGGCCGTGGCCAGCACACTGGCGGAGCGGCACAATCTCGACCTGGACGCCATTTCCGACCTGACGATGGCCGCCGACGAGGTCTGCGCGGAGCTGGTCGAGCGCGCGCAGCGGGGGACGACGGTGGCGTGCCGGTTCGACGTGAACAACGCGGTGTTCCGGATCCACGGCAGCGTACGGCCACAGAGCCGCGGCGCGCAGAGCACGACGTCGTTTGGCTGGCGGGTGCTCACCACGTTGATGGACGGCGCCGACTCCTGGCAGGAAGGCAAGAACCTGCACATCAGCGCGGTCAGGACCTGTTGA
- a CDS encoding UdgX family uracil-DNA binding protein (This protein belongs to the uracil DNA glycosylase superfamily, members of which act in excision repair of DNA. However, it belongs more specifically to UdgX branch, whose founding member was found to bind uracil in DNA (where it does not belong), without cleaving it, appears to promote DNA repair by a pathway involving RecA, rather than base excision.) has translation MTATRPAGAEPFLPERTDLAALRAAVDSCRGCPLYADASQAVFGDGPSRAKVVMVGEQPGDVEDREGEPFVGPAGHLLDKALDRAGIDRAQVYLTNAVKHFKFTRSDRGKPRIHKKPAASEITACRPWIRAELAAIKPRLVVCLGAVAAQSLLGKDFRVTKQRGVLLDAPAELGARQALATIHPSAVLRATERDEAFGGLVADLTAVSAALRDA, from the coding sequence ATGACCGCCACGCGGCCGGCCGGCGCCGAGCCGTTCCTGCCGGAGCGCACCGATCTGGCCGCGCTGCGAGCCGCGGTGGACTCCTGCCGCGGCTGCCCCCTTTACGCCGACGCGTCCCAGGCGGTCTTCGGCGACGGCCCGTCGCGAGCGAAAGTCGTGATGGTCGGCGAGCAGCCCGGCGACGTCGAGGACCGCGAAGGCGAGCCGTTCGTCGGGCCGGCCGGCCACCTGCTGGACAAGGCATTGGACCGGGCCGGCATCGACCGCGCGCAGGTTTATCTCACCAACGCGGTGAAGCATTTCAAGTTCACCAGGTCGGACCGCGGAAAACCGCGTATCCACAAGAAACCGGCCGCCTCGGAGATCACCGCGTGCCGGCCGTGGATACGTGCCGAGCTGGCCGCGATCAAGCCGCGGCTGGTCGTCTGCCTCGGCGCGGTCGCGGCGCAGTCCTTGCTCGGCAAGGACTTCCGGGTGACAAAGCAGCGTGGCGTGCTGCTCGACGCGCCGGCGGAGCTGGGCGCGCGGCAGGCGCTGGCGACGATCCATCCGTCGGCGGTTTTGCGCGCCACCGAGAGGGACGAGGCGTTCGGCGGACTGGTCGCCGACCTGACAGCGGTGTCCGCCGCGCTTCGAGATGCATGA
- a CDS encoding 4Fe-4S dicluster domain-containing protein, producing MGFFTDTSVCIGCKACEVACKEWNDVPAKELDLLGTSYDNTGELGANSWRHVAFIEQSRPSTVDLGMPGVRDEQDGVRWLMSSDVCKHCTHAACLDVCPTGSLFRTEFGTVVVQEDICNGCGYCVPACPYGVIERRESDGRAFKCTLCYDRLGDGLEPACAKACPTDSIQFGELDELRERADRRLAALHDKGESDARLYGRDPDDGVGGDGAFFLLLDEPEVYGLPPEPFVTTRDLPSMWKHAAVAALGVAAGVVLAFAGKRR from the coding sequence ATGGGTTTCTTCACCGACACCTCTGTCTGCATCGGCTGCAAGGCGTGCGAGGTCGCCTGCAAGGAATGGAACGACGTGCCGGCCAAGGAGCTGGACCTGCTCGGCACGTCGTACGACAACACCGGTGAGCTCGGTGCCAACAGTTGGCGGCACGTCGCGTTCATCGAGCAGTCCAGACCGTCCACTGTGGACCTCGGCATGCCGGGCGTACGCGACGAGCAGGACGGCGTGCGTTGGCTGATGTCCAGCGACGTCTGCAAACACTGCACGCACGCGGCCTGCCTGGACGTGTGCCCGACCGGCTCGCTGTTTCGCACCGAGTTCGGCACAGTGGTCGTGCAGGAGGACATCTGCAACGGTTGCGGTTATTGCGTGCCGGCCTGCCCGTACGGTGTGATCGAACGCCGCGAGAGCGACGGCCGCGCGTTCAAATGTACGTTGTGCTATGACCGGCTGGGTGACGGTTTGGAGCCGGCCTGCGCCAAAGCCTGTCCGACCGACTCGATCCAGTTCGGGGAGCTGGACGAGCTGCGCGAACGCGCCGACCGCAGACTCGCGGCGCTGCATGACAAAGGCGAGTCCGATGCACGACTTTACGGCCGTGATCCTGACGATGGGGTCGGCGGCGACGGGGCTTTCTTCCTGTTGCTGGACGAACCGGAGGTCTATGGCCTGCCGCCGGAGCCGTTCGTCACGACACGCGACCTGCCCTCAATGTGGAAGCACGCCGCGGTCGCCGCACTCGGCGTCGCCGCCGGAGTTGTCCTTGCCTTTGCGGGGAAACGCCGATGA
- a CDS encoding monovalent cation/H+ antiporter complex subunit F — protein sequence MNGWLVAAAILMVATMAALWLACTGSATQRVVGLQLSSCLLVLALLLLAQGFQQPPYLIVPLTLAVLSFAGTLVFNRLLRSR from the coding sequence GTGAACGGCTGGCTGGTCGCCGCCGCGATCCTGATGGTCGCGACGATGGCCGCGCTGTGGCTGGCGTGCACCGGCAGCGCGACACAGCGGGTCGTCGGCCTGCAGCTCAGCTCGTGTCTGCTGGTGCTGGCCCTGCTGCTGTTGGCGCAAGGTTTCCAGCAACCACCTTATTTGATCGTACCGTTGACATTGGCGGTGCTGTCCTTTGCCGGCACATTGGTTTTCAACCGATTGCTGCGATCGCGATGA
- the fdh gene encoding formate dehydrogenase gives MSVRTWLDQWPVYRQLTGTDPLGRGAAVESATKKTARTAQADKVVQSVCPYCAVGCGQRIYVKDGAVTQIEGDPDSPVSRGRLCPKGSASKQLVSNPSRVHEVLHRRPYGTEWERLSLDQAMEMIADRVVATRRQTWQDEDGGEPVRRTMGIASLGGATLDNEENYLMKKIYTAMGAVQIENQARIUHSATVPGLGTSFGRGGATTFQQDLANADCIVIQGSNMAECHPVGFQWVVEAKQRGARVIHIDPRFTRTSALADQFVPLRAGSDIVFLGALINYVLQNEKDFREYVVAYTNAGAILQEDFRDTEDLDGLFSGYDPESRHYDSGSWTYEGAEVAAAAGQRDQWDQDAEETDFPHGGQALKAGSAGQRYGSGGAAVHAKPKIDETLRHPRCVYQVLKRHFSRYTPEMVERVCGIGRRDFEAVAEAITANSGRDRTTAWVYSVGWTQHTVGSQYIRCASILQSLLGNIGRPGGGILALRGHASIQGSTDIPTLFDLLPGYIPMPHAHMHEDLDGFVEADAGKTGFWGNMRAYTVSLLKAYWGDAATEENDYCFDYLPRINADHGTYTTVVDQIAGKVKGYFLVGENPAVGSANGRMQRFGLANLDWLVVRDFSLIESATFWRNGPEIETGELRTEEIGTEVFFLPAAAHTEKEGSFTNTQRLLQWHRKAVEPPGEARSDLWFYFHLGRILRERLAGSSDPRDRPLLDLTWDYPTEGELAEPSAEAVLAEINGYGPDGPLSSYTELKDDGSTSSGCWIYCGVHANGENQADRRKPGTDQSWVAPQWGWAWPANRRILYNRASADPDGNPWSERKKYVWWDSGQQKWVGADVPDFEATKPPDYRPPDGALAQDALSGTNPFIMQTDGLAWLYAPAGLADGPLPAHYEPIESPLANPLYGQQTNPTHEEFRHRDNTYHPRDRVFPYVITTYRLTEHHTAGGMSRTLSRLSELQPEFFCEISPALAQERDLVNGGWATIVTARTAVEARVLVTDRLRPLRLDGRTIHQIGVPYHWGTNGVSVGDSANDLLAVALDPNVHIQESKAATADIRPGRRPRGPALRRLVEDYRRRAGIDTEEART, from the coding sequence ATGAGCGTACGGACGTGGCTGGACCAGTGGCCGGTCTACCGGCAGCTGACCGGCACCGATCCGCTCGGCCGCGGCGCCGCCGTGGAGTCGGCGACAAAGAAAACCGCGCGGACCGCGCAGGCGGACAAGGTGGTCCAGTCGGTCTGTCCGTACTGCGCGGTCGGCTGTGGCCAACGGATTTACGTGAAGGACGGTGCGGTCACCCAGATCGAAGGCGATCCGGACTCGCCGGTCTCCCGCGGCCGGCTGTGTCCGAAGGGGTCGGCGAGTAAACAACTCGTCAGCAATCCCAGTCGCGTTCATGAGGTCCTCCATCGCCGGCCGTACGGCACGGAATGGGAACGGCTGTCGCTGGACCAGGCGATGGAGATGATCGCCGACCGGGTTGTGGCCACCCGCCGGCAGACCTGGCAGGACGAGGACGGCGGCGAGCCGGTACGGCGGACGATGGGGATCGCCAGCCTCGGCGGCGCGACGCTGGACAACGAGGAAAACTACCTGATGAAAAAGATCTACACCGCGATGGGCGCGGTGCAGATCGAGAACCAGGCACGTATTTGACACTCCGCCACGGTCCCCGGTCTGGGGACCTCGTTCGGTCGCGGCGGTGCCACGACGTTCCAGCAGGACCTGGCCAATGCCGACTGCATCGTGATCCAGGGATCCAACATGGCCGAATGCCATCCGGTCGGGTTCCAGTGGGTCGTGGAGGCCAAACAGCGCGGCGCCAGGGTGATCCACATCGATCCGCGGTTCACCCGTACGAGCGCGCTCGCCGACCAGTTCGTGCCGCTGCGCGCCGGATCCGACATCGTCTTCCTCGGTGCGCTGATCAACTACGTGCTGCAGAACGAAAAGGATTTCCGCGAGTACGTCGTCGCGTACACCAACGCGGGAGCGATCCTGCAGGAGGACTTCCGCGACACCGAGGACCTGGACGGCCTGTTTTCCGGCTATGACCCGGAGAGCCGCCATTACGACTCCGGCTCGTGGACGTACGAGGGCGCCGAGGTGGCGGCCGCCGCCGGTCAGCGCGACCAGTGGGACCAGGACGCGGAGGAGACCGATTTTCCGCATGGTGGTCAGGCGTTGAAGGCTGGCTCGGCCGGCCAGCGCTACGGAAGCGGCGGTGCGGCCGTACACGCCAAGCCGAAAATCGACGAGACGCTGCGACATCCGCGTTGTGTGTATCAGGTGCTGAAGCGGCATTTCTCCCGCTACACACCGGAAATGGTCGAGCGGGTCTGCGGCATCGGGCGGCGCGACTTCGAAGCGGTCGCCGAGGCGATCACCGCCAACTCCGGCCGCGACCGTACGACCGCGTGGGTCTACTCGGTGGGCTGGACGCAGCACACGGTCGGCTCGCAATACATCCGCTGCGCGTCGATTCTGCAGTCGCTGCTCGGAAACATCGGCCGGCCAGGTGGTGGCATCCTGGCATTGCGCGGCCACGCGAGCATCCAGGGCTCGACCGACATCCCGACGCTGTTCGACCTGTTGCCCGGTTACATTCCGATGCCACACGCGCACATGCACGAGGATCTCGACGGTTTCGTCGAGGCGGATGCCGGAAAGACCGGCTTCTGGGGAAACATGCGCGCATACACGGTGAGCCTGCTGAAGGCCTACTGGGGCGACGCGGCGACTGAGGAAAACGACTACTGTTTCGACTACCTGCCGAGGATCAATGCCGACCACGGCACCTACACAACGGTTGTCGACCAGATCGCCGGCAAGGTCAAGGGCTATTTCCTGGTCGGGGAGAACCCGGCGGTCGGCTCGGCCAACGGCCGGATGCAGCGCTTTGGCCTGGCCAACCTCGACTGGCTGGTCGTACGCGACTTCTCGCTCATCGAGAGCGCGACCTTCTGGCGTAACGGTCCGGAAATCGAGACCGGCGAGCTGCGTACCGAGGAAATCGGCACCGAGGTGTTCTTCCTGCCGGCCGCGGCGCACACCGAGAAGGAAGGCAGCTTCACCAACACCCAGCGACTGCTGCAGTGGCACCGAAAAGCCGTCGAGCCGCCAGGTGAGGCGCGCAGCGACCTGTGGTTCTATTTCCACCTTGGCCGGATCCTTCGCGAGCGGCTGGCCGGCTCGAGTGATCCGCGCGACCGGCCACTGCTGGATCTGACCTGGGATTATCCGACGGAAGGCGAGCTGGCCGAGCCGAGCGCGGAGGCGGTGTTGGCCGAGATCAACGGATACGGTCCGGACGGTCCGCTGTCGTCGTACACGGAGTTGAAGGACGACGGCTCCACGTCGTCGGGCTGCTGGATCTACTGCGGTGTCCACGCGAACGGCGAAAACCAGGCGGACCGCCGTAAACCGGGGACCGACCAGAGCTGGGTCGCGCCGCAGTGGGGCTGGGCCTGGCCGGCGAACCGGCGCATCCTCTACAACCGCGCGTCGGCGGACCCGGACGGCAATCCGTGGAGCGAGCGGAAAAAGTACGTCTGGTGGGACAGCGGCCAGCAGAAATGGGTCGGCGCGGACGTGCCGGACTTCGAGGCCACCAAGCCGCCCGACTACCGGCCGCCGGACGGTGCGCTCGCGCAGGATGCCTTGTCCGGCACCAATCCGTTCATCATGCAGACCGACGGCCTGGCCTGGTTGTACGCGCCGGCCGGTCTGGCCGACGGGCCGCTGCCGGCGCATTACGAGCCGATCGAGTCTCCGCTGGCCAATCCGCTCTATGGCCAGCAGACCAACCCGACCCACGAAGAGTTTCGCCACCGCGACAACACATATCATCCACGCGACCGGGTTTTTCCCTACGTCATCACCACATACCGGTTGACCGAGCACCACACCGCCGGCGGCATGAGCCGTACGCTGTCGCGGCTGTCCGAGCTGCAACCGGAGTTCTTCTGCGAGATTTCGCCGGCCCTGGCCCAGGAACGCGACCTGGTCAACGGTGGCTGGGCCACCATCGTGACGGCCCGTACGGCGGTTGAGGCACGCGTCCTGGTGACCGACCGCCTGCGCCCGCTGCGACTGGACGGCCGCACGATCCACCAGATCGGCGTGCCGTATCACTGGGGGACCAACGGGGTTTCCGTCGGGGACTCGGCAAACGACCTGCTGGCCGTCGCGCTCGACCCCAACGTGCACATCCAGGAGTCGAAGGCGGCGACCGCGGACATCCGGCCGGGCCGAAGGCCACGTGGACCCGCGCTGCGCCGGCTGGTGGAGGACTACCGGCGGCGTGCCGGCATCGACACGGAGGAGGCGAGGACGTGA
- a CDS encoding monovalent cation/H(+) antiporter subunit G: MAVAAVLVAIGVFVALAAAVTVLFGRTALGRLHFVTPVTSVAGPLIGLGLAIANGFSLTSATIVLTVAIMAVTGPILTAATGRMARDTERRT; encoded by the coding sequence ATGGCCGTCGCGGCGGTTTTGGTTGCCATCGGCGTTTTCGTCGCATTGGCGGCAGCAGTGACCGTGCTGTTTGGCCGTACGGCGCTCGGTCGGCTGCATTTCGTCACACCGGTGACCTCCGTGGCCGGGCCGCTGATCGGTCTCGGGCTGGCGATCGCCAACGGCTTTTCGCTCACCTCCGCGACCATCGTGCTGACCGTCGCGATCATGGCCGTGACCGGTCCGATCCTGACCGCGGCGACCGGCCGGATGGCACGCGACACGGAGCGGCGGACATGA
- the nrfD gene encoding NrfD/PsrC family molybdoenzyme membrane anchor subunit encodes MTDSYYGRPILKEPAWKVPDVPAYLFLGGLAGASAAMAAMADATGRASLRRSGRLVAAGAATASVGALVHDLGRPARFLNMLRVFKPTSPLSVGSWILAPFSGLATAAAGSEVTGWLPGVGRLAGIGAGVLGPAMCTYTSVLLADTAVPAWHDSYPELPFVFGGSAMTSAAGVAMLAAAPQDRAPARKIGWIGTAMEVAAGLRMERGHGIVSEPYARSGLLKAGRGLTLLGAGLSVFARRSRIAAAVAGSAYLAGGVCTRFGVFNAGVESSRDPKYVVVPQKLNRQTSKTR; translated from the coding sequence ATGACCGACTCGTACTATGGCCGGCCGATCCTGAAGGAACCGGCGTGGAAGGTGCCGGACGTGCCGGCGTACCTGTTTCTCGGCGGCCTGGCCGGTGCCTCGGCGGCCATGGCGGCGATGGCCGACGCCACCGGCCGCGCGAGCTTGCGCCGGAGCGGTCGCCTCGTCGCCGCCGGCGCGGCCACCGCGAGCGTCGGTGCGCTGGTCCACGACCTTGGCCGGCCGGCGCGTTTTCTCAACATGCTCAGGGTTTTCAAGCCGACCTCGCCGCTGTCGGTCGGATCCTGGATTCTGGCGCCATTTTCCGGACTGGCGACCGCTGCGGCCGGCTCGGAGGTCACCGGTTGGCTGCCGGGCGTCGGCCGGCTGGCCGGGATCGGCGCCGGTGTGCTCGGCCCGGCGATGTGTACGTACACCTCCGTCCTGCTGGCCGACACGGCCGTGCCGGCCTGGCACGACAGCTATCCGGAGCTGCCGTTTGTCTTCGGTGGCAGCGCGATGACCAGCGCGGCCGGTGTGGCGATGCTCGCGGCCGCGCCGCAGGACCGGGCACCGGCACGAAAAATCGGCTGGATCGGCACCGCGATGGAGGTCGCCGCCGGCCTGCGGATGGAGCGAGGCCACGGCATCGTCAGCGAGCCGTACGCGCGCAGCGGCCTGCTGAAAGCCGGCCGCGGCCTCACCCTGCTCGGCGCCGGCCTGTCGGTTTTCGCGCGGCGCAGCCGGATCGCGGCGGCGGTGGCCGGCAGCGCATACCTGGCCGGTGGCGTCTGTACGCGCTTCGGCGTGTTCAACGCCGGCGTGGAATCCAGCCGCGACCCGAAATATGTGGTCGTACCGCAGAAACTCAATCGCCAGACGTCGAAAACACGCTGA
- a CDS encoding GAF and ANTAR domain-containing protein, giving the protein MTSERAWAEDKARFVATDPTAASLGPLASQFAQLGRRLAAPTVAELLEHLVTAAQTVLQGAELVSVTLRDARGDFSTPVHTDALAVRLDELQYRYDEGPCVAATRTPGEGLVVDPDLHTSVLWRRWGPAAAKLGVGSVLAVGLFPYSEPPRLGALNVYSSRSGGLDGIDLDSAVLLASHAAIALTATQALTAAEMEASQLRAALASRDVIGQAKGVLMERRGCTAEEAFDILRRTSQQLNVKLAELADAVVARRRRL; this is encoded by the coding sequence TTGACCAGCGAGCGAGCGTGGGCCGAGGACAAGGCCAGGTTCGTGGCCACCGATCCGACCGCCGCGTCTCTGGGGCCGTTGGCCAGCCAGTTCGCGCAGCTCGGCCGCCGGCTGGCGGCGCCGACTGTCGCCGAGCTGCTAGAGCATCTGGTGACGGCGGCGCAGACCGTCCTGCAGGGCGCCGAGCTGGTCAGCGTCACGCTGCGCGACGCACGCGGCGACTTCAGCACGCCGGTGCACACGGATGCGCTGGCCGTACGGCTGGACGAGCTGCAATACCGCTATGACGAGGGCCCCTGCGTGGCCGCGACGCGTACGCCGGGTGAGGGCCTGGTCGTCGACCCGGACCTGCACACGAGCGTGCTGTGGCGCCGCTGGGGACCGGCGGCGGCCAAGCTCGGCGTCGGCAGTGTGCTCGCCGTCGGCCTGTTTCCCTACAGTGAGCCGCCGCGGCTCGGCGCGCTGAACGTCTACAGCTCGCGCTCCGGCGGCCTGGACGGCATCGACCTGGACTCCGCGGTGTTGCTGGCCAGCCACGCGGCGATCGCGCTGACCGCGACGCAGGCGCTCACCGCGGCGGAAATGGAGGCGTCCCAGCTGCGGGCGGCGCTCGCCTCGCGCGATGTCATCGGCCAGGCCAAAGGCGTGCTGATGGAGCGCCGCGGTTGTACGGCCGAGGAGGCGTTCGACATCCTGCGCCGGACTTCGCAGCAGCTGAACGTCAAGTTGGCCGAGCTGGCCGACGCCGTGGTGGCTCGGCGCCGCCGCCTGTGA
- a CDS encoding Na+/H+ antiporter subunit E gives MSRLAEFAVWWVVVTVIWLMTLTTASVAELVLAVVASIPAAVAATAGRRVLVVSGRPSRNWLRWLAQLPPTILAETARLPLTVRSPQHTRKVVLPRGASRLDRAVAAWTMSATPGSVVLDDRHGELVVHAANARTSRLERSVRS, from the coding sequence GTGTCGCGCCTTGCGGAATTCGCGGTGTGGTGGGTCGTCGTGACCGTGATCTGGCTCATGACACTGACGACCGCCTCGGTCGCCGAACTCGTTTTGGCGGTGGTCGCCTCGATTCCGGCCGCCGTCGCGGCGACCGCTGGCCGTCGCGTACTGGTTGTCAGCGGCCGGCCGAGCCGGAATTGGCTTCGCTGGCTGGCACAGCTGCCACCGACGATTCTGGCGGAGACGGCCAGGCTGCCGCTGACCGTACGATCGCCGCAGCACACCAGGAAAGTCGTGCTGCCTCGGGGCGCGTCCAGATTGGACCGTGCGGTGGCCGCGTGGACGATGTCGGCGACGCCGGGAAGCGTCGTCCTCGACGACCGCCACGGCGAACTGGTGGTTCACGCGGCGAACGCCCGGACCTCGCGGCTCGAACGGTCGGTGCGGTCGTGA
- a CDS encoding thiamine pyrophosphate-requiring protein: MATTVADFLLDRLRQWDVEHVFGYGGDGINGLLAAWQKAGDQPRFIQARHEELAAFEATGYAKFSGRLGVCTATSGPGAIHLLNGLYDAKLDHVPVVAIVGQTARTAMGGSFQQEVDLHTLFKDVASDYVQTVMVPEQLPNVLDRAIRTALSRRTVTALIIPNDLQEMAYEPPSHAFKMVPSSMDVTEPTVVPSNVDLRRAADVLNSGQKVAMLIGQGAGKAVEQVMSVADLLGAGVAKALLGKDVLPDDLPYVTGSIGLLGTRPSYEMMMSCDTLLTVGSSFPYAQFLPEYDQANGVQIDLDPTMIGMRYPNAVNLVGDAKETLSALIPLLEKKSDRSFREKVEKDVHRWWQVMERRAAVSADPINPEHVFHELSPMLPEDAMITSDSGSAANWYARHLRIRGRMRGTLSGTLATMCPGLPYAVAAKFAHPDRPAIALVGDGAMQMNGINELLTAAMYWKEWKDPRLVIGVLNNGDLNQVTWELRAMGGSPQFLPSQKLPDFPYASYASSLGLRGLRVDEPDRVRGAWEEALASDRPCLVEFVTDPAVPPIPPHASWDQIEKAAESIARGDADRWQVMKEGVKSKMQDFLPGGAEK, encoded by the coding sequence GTGGCCACCACGGTCGCCGACTTTCTGTTGGACCGGCTGCGCCAATGGGATGTCGAGCACGTTTTCGGATATGGCGGTGACGGGATCAACGGCCTGCTGGCGGCCTGGCAGAAGGCCGGCGACCAGCCGCGGTTCATCCAGGCCAGGCATGAGGAACTGGCCGCTTTCGAGGCGACCGGATACGCGAAGTTCTCCGGCCGGCTCGGTGTCTGCACGGCCACCTCCGGACCCGGTGCGATCCATCTGCTCAACGGCCTGTACGACGCCAAACTCGACCACGTGCCGGTGGTGGCGATCGTTGGACAGACCGCGCGCACGGCGATGGGTGGGTCGTTTCAGCAGGAGGTCGACCTGCACACGCTTTTCAAGGACGTGGCCAGCGACTACGTGCAGACGGTGATGGTGCCCGAACAACTGCCGAACGTCCTGGACCGGGCGATCCGCACGGCGCTGTCCCGGCGTACGGTCACCGCGCTCATCATCCCCAACGACCTGCAGGAAATGGCGTACGAGCCGCCGTCGCACGCGTTCAAGATGGTGCCGTCCAGCATGGACGTGACCGAGCCGACGGTCGTTCCGTCCAATGTGGACCTGCGCCGCGCAGCGGACGTCCTCAACTCCGGCCAGAAGGTCGCGATGTTGATCGGCCAGGGTGCCGGCAAGGCCGTGGAACAGGTGATGTCGGTTGCCGACCTGCTCGGCGCCGGTGTCGCGAAAGCCTTGCTCGGCAAGGACGTCCTGCCGGACGACCTGCCGTACGTGACCGGCTCGATCGGTCTGCTCGGCACCCGGCCGAGCTACGAGATGATGATGTCCTGCGACACGCTGCTGACTGTCGGCTCGAGTTTTCCGTACGCGCAGTTCCTGCCGGAATACGACCAGGCCAACGGCGTGCAGATCGACCTGGATCCGACGATGATCGGCATGCGCTATCCCAACGCGGTCAACCTTGTCGGCGACGCCAAGGAAACGCTGAGCGCGTTGATCCCGCTGCTGGAGAAGAAGTCCGACCGCTCGTTCCGCGAAAAGGTGGAGAAGGACGTCCACCGGTGGTGGCAGGTGATGGAACGGCGCGCCGCGGTGTCCGCCGATCCGATCAACCCCGAGCACGTTTTCCATGAACTGTCGCCAATGTTGCCGGAGGACGCGATGATCACCTCCGACTCCGGCTCGGCGGCCAACTGGTATGCGCGGCACCTGCGGATCCGCGGTCGGATGCGCGGCACGCTGTCCGGCACGCTCGCGACCATGTGTCCGGGACTTCCGTACGCGGTGGCGGCGAAGTTCGCGCATCCGGACCGGCCGGCGATCGCGCTGGTCGGCGACGGCGCCATGCAGATGAACGGCATCAACGAGCTGCTGACCGCCGCGATGTACTGGAAGGAATGGAAAGATCCGCGGCTGGTGATCGGCGTGCTGAACAACGGCGACCTCAACCAGGTGACCTGGGAACTGCGCGCCATGGGTGGCTCGCCGCAGTTCCTGCCGTCCCAGAAGCTGCCGGACTTTCCGTACGCCAGCTACGCTTCCTCCCTCGGCCTGCGCGGCCTCCGGGTCGACGAACCGGATCGCGTACGCGGTGCGTGGGAAGAGGCGTTGGCCAGTGATCGGCCGTGCCTGGTGGAATTCGTGACCGATCCGGCTGTGCCGCCGATCCCGCCGCACGCGAGCTGGGACCAGATCGAGAAGGCGGCCGAGTCGATAGCGCGCGGCGACGCCGATCGCTGGCAGGTGATGAAGGAAGGCGTCAAGTCGAAGATGCAGGACTTCCTGCCCGGCGGTGCGGAGAAATGA
- a CDS encoding STAS domain-containing protein, whose amino-acid sequence MKEPISVAPGDITLDCQEHGAVAVVRVSGDLDLNTSPSLQDYLAERESSPVVIDLRNVAFLGSAGLATLIQSHERAAAAGRPWAVVATGSVVLRPMEATGLLTILNPYPSVDEALSVFSTSGD is encoded by the coding sequence GTGAAAGAGCCGATTTCGGTCGCACCAGGCGACATCACTCTCGACTGTCAGGAGCACGGCGCGGTCGCCGTCGTACGCGTCAGCGGCGACCTCGATCTCAACACTTCCCCGTCGTTGCAGGACTATCTGGCCGAACGCGAGTCCAGCCCGGTCGTCATCGACCTGCGCAACGTCGCCTTCCTCGGGTCGGCCGGGCTGGCCACGCTCATCCAGTCACACGAGCGCGCCGCCGCGGCCGGCCGGCCGTGGGCCGTGGTGGCCACCGGGAGCGTCGTGCTGCGTCCGATGGAGGCGACCGGCCTGCTCACCATCCTCAACCCGTATCCGAGCGTCGACGAGGCGCTCAGCGTGTTTTCGACGTCTGGCGATTGA